The following proteins are co-located in the Pseudomonas sp. ATCC 13867 genome:
- a CDS encoding YebG family protein, which yields MAIETLYRSTRDMETIFVDRKLADAHDQMLELAEALTDVLLKNVPNLDEKTAEDAGIFMAKNRASFAAAFKNNPSALAEIPNVSE from the coding sequence ATGGCCATCGAGACTTTGTACCGTAGCACTCGCGATATGGAGACTATTTTTGTGGACCGCAAACTTGCCGATGCTCACGACCAGATGCTTGAGTTGGCTGAAGCACTTACAGATGTACTTCTGAAAAACGTGCCTAATCTGGACGAAAAGACGGCAGAAGATGCTGGAATATTTATGGCAAAAAATAGGGCGTCTTTTGCAGCAGCATTCAAAAATAACCCGTCCGCGCTAGCCGAAATTCCTAATGTTTCAGAATGA
- a CDS encoding histone-like nucleoid-structuring protein, MvaT/MvaU family, producing the protein MSKLAEFRAAEKQLAEQLALLESLKNDSGLKKEIEFEERLKQLLSQYGKSLRDIVALLDPVGGQNRATRTAQPKRRERAVKVYRNPQTGEVVETKGGNHKVLKAWKAQYGAEAVESWLQS; encoded by the coding sequence ATGTCGAAGCTTGCTGAATTTCGTGCCGCTGAAAAGCAATTGGCGGAGCAACTGGCGCTCCTCGAGTCGCTTAAGAACGATTCTGGGCTGAAGAAAGAGATTGAGTTTGAGGAGAGGCTCAAGCAGCTCCTTTCTCAGTACGGAAAGTCTCTGCGTGATATTGTTGCCCTCTTGGATCCTGTCGGCGGGCAGAATCGTGCTACTCGCACTGCTCAGCCGAAACGCCGTGAGCGCGCAGTCAAAGTATACAGGAATCCGCAAACTGGTGAGGTTGTAGAGACCAAGGGCGGCAACCACAAGGTTCTCAAAGCGTGGAAGGCTCAGTACGGTGCCGAGGCAGTGGAGTCTTGGCTCCAGTCGTAA
- a CDS encoding DUF1330 domain-containing protein, translated as MALVEFDSQERVKDCYDDPAYTEAKRFTAAASRRQLMIIEGGLR; from the coding sequence GTGGCCCTTGTTGAATTTGACTCGCAGGAGCGTGTCAAAGATTGCTACGACGATCCGGCTTATACAGAAGCTAAGAGATTTACAGCCGCTGCATCTAGGCGGCAATTAATGATCATAGAGGGAGGCCTAAGGTAG